The following are from one region of the Neosynechococcus sphagnicola sy1 genome:
- a CDS encoding M15 family metallopeptidase has protein sequence MALTRSFIKNGLPASNQTREHGYLDQPSLRQSTIWISETPRCKRLPWKKTGLSGKLPPKPLQDDIPEALRITPSAGSSPRKSSRLRWAVILLGLGAIAPLSLWGFLQVLRPANLASSANSATPQPSISGQPADQVLGHFAYAEAPHSELAPIVADGSLKLRRAAARAFQQMVAAAQADGVSLVPISGFRTIADQNYLFFKVKEEREQTTAKRAEVSAPPGYSEHHTGYAVDIGDGTVPATNLNRDFENTHAFQWLQVHAAGFSFELSFPQGNPQGVSYEPWHWRFVGDRASLETFYKARGHTAQP, from the coding sequence ATGGCACTTACCAGGAGCTTTATAAAAAATGGTTTGCCAGCGAGTAACCAGACGAGGGAACATGGGTACTTAGACCAACCCTCCCTTCGCCAGTCTACAATTTGGATCAGTGAAACCCCTAGGTGCAAGAGACTCCCTTGGAAAAAAACTGGCCTGTCAGGAAAGCTACCCCCAAAGCCGCTCCAGGATGATATTCCGGAGGCACTTCGCATCACTCCCAGTGCAGGTTCCTCCCCCCGAAAATCCTCTCGGCTCCGTTGGGCTGTAATTCTGCTAGGGCTGGGGGCGATCGCGCCACTCAGTCTTTGGGGCTTCCTGCAAGTTCTGCGTCCGGCCAATCTCGCCTCGTCAGCTAATTCGGCAACTCCCCAGCCTTCGATCTCGGGACAGCCTGCAGATCAAGTTTTAGGGCATTTTGCCTATGCCGAAGCACCCCACTCAGAGTTAGCCCCGATCGTTGCTGATGGCAGCCTGAAACTGCGTCGAGCCGCAGCAAGGGCTTTTCAGCAGATGGTGGCGGCTGCCCAGGCAGATGGAGTGTCCCTGGTGCCAATTTCTGGGTTTCGCACCATTGCGGATCAAAACTATCTGTTTTTCAAAGTTAAAGAAGAACGGGAACAAACGACGGCCAAACGAGCGGAAGTAAGTGCCCCTCCGGGCTACAGTGAACATCATACGGGTTATGCCGTGGACATCGGTGATGGGACGGTTCCCGCCACAAATCTGAACCGCGATTTTGAAAACACCCATGCCTTTCAATGGCTGCAAGTCCATGCGGCTGGCTTTAGCTTTGAGTTGTCCTTCCCCCAGGGCAATCCTCAGGGGGTGAGTTACGAACCCTGGCACTGGCGATTCGTCGGCGATCGCGCCAGCCTAGAGACGTTCTATAAAGCCCGAGGGCACACAGCCCAACCCTAG
- a CDS encoding capsular biosynthesis protein — protein sequence MSDSPTIQPKNFPERMVWYSIIWTYGFYLIGATYIVGSVLSWILTLYLLFKVWVQTEDTPAEEKIVVPCITWVWILGMLAMEVALIIGHLDYDLSMGELIKSSVGWAKGWAALALYPLVGALNIRPQIIYRAICIIGLQTLIISPLLIAAPILHFPEIIYVSPLRLVGGPSDRFFDVSFYEVDFDGQIRQRLFTPWGPALGFVASIYFILVLGEKNPKWRWYGIIGSIYLGYICKSRLSLVSLLLTPIITFFLSRLSRPIILIFLGFTTTITGMFAPAILSTLDTIMTKFSEARAASSKVRGILREIAGHRWETEAPIWGHGVVEAGPHVTEFMPIGSHHTWFGLLFVKGLVGFYSLAIPMVISFFVLLFKSQKYETARVALGILFTLFLYTFGENLEILAYLYWPGLIVIGIAFKPSILPSAVISVPSSDGSEVQHIQTHG from the coding sequence ATGTCTGACAGCCCCACCATTCAACCTAAAAACTTTCCAGAACGAATGGTTTGGTACAGCATCATATGGACCTATGGCTTCTATCTAATCGGTGCAACATATATTGTTGGCTCGGTTTTAAGTTGGATTCTAACCCTTTATTTATTGTTCAAGGTTTGGGTGCAAACGGAAGATACCCCTGCCGAAGAAAAAATTGTTGTTCCTTGCATTACCTGGGTTTGGATTCTGGGGATGTTGGCCATGGAAGTGGCATTAATCATCGGTCATTTAGACTATGACTTGTCGATGGGCGAGCTGATCAAATCTTCTGTCGGATGGGCTAAAGGGTGGGCTGCTTTAGCTCTCTATCCCTTGGTTGGTGCTCTTAATATCCGCCCCCAAATCATCTACCGGGCAATTTGCATTATCGGTTTGCAAACGCTGATCATCTCTCCGTTGTTAATTGCGGCTCCAATCTTACATTTTCCCGAAATTATCTATGTTTCTCCGCTTCGGCTTGTCGGTGGCCCCAGCGATCGCTTCTTTGATGTTTCCTTTTATGAAGTCGATTTCGATGGTCAAATTCGCCAACGTCTCTTCACCCCTTGGGGGCCAGCCCTGGGGTTTGTTGCCAGTATTTATTTTATTTTGGTCCTAGGGGAAAAAAATCCCAAATGGCGTTGGTATGGCATTATTGGATCGATTTATTTAGGTTACATTTGTAAATCTCGATTATCTTTAGTTTCATTGCTCTTAACTCCGATTATTACCTTTTTCCTTTCCCGCTTGAGCCGCCCTATTATTCTCATTTTTCTGGGATTTACTACCACGATTACGGGGATGTTTGCACCTGCGATTCTCAGTACCCTCGATACGATCATGACGAAATTCTCCGAAGCCAGAGCCGCATCCAGTAAGGTCAGAGGCATCCTCAGAGAAATTGCGGGTCATCGCTGGGAAACAGAAGCCCCAATTTGGGGACATGGTGTTGTTGAAGCTGGCCCTCATGTAACGGAGTTTATGCCCATTGGCTCCCATCACACCTGGTTTGGTTTATTATTTGTTAAGGGTCTTGTGGGGTTTTATTCCTTAGCAATCCCAATGGTGATTAGTTTTTTTGTGTTATTGTTTAAATCTCAAAAATATGAAACTGCTAGAGTGGCATTAGGGATTCTTTTTACACTGTTTCTCTATACGTTTGGTGAAAATTTAGAAATTTTAGCTTATCTATATTGGCCTGGTCTGATCGTGATTGGCATTGCCTTTAAGCCATCGATTCTACCCAGTGCAGTGATCTCAGTACCATCTTCCGATGGCAGTGAGGTTCAGCATATTCAGACGCATGGCTAG
- a CDS encoding polysaccharide biosynthesis/export family protein has product MIWAPVQVSIAGELFQPGRVLINEPSDVPMITSISGDSRQITGNYPVRRYLTVAIRAAGGILPTANVTQVKLRRGHQEQTIDLSGVFTGTPIEDIPLIAGDQIIVPRSDRFQPELMRPSQITPPGIKVFVSNLTTPATSNATSAVGNQQEGITFPYGARFSQAVISANCAGGISTTNADRKAILVRVDALTGKTTVVERKVEELLRNSYSNEDNPPLLPRDGVACYDSNITNTRDIFRSISDLLNPLNPLLLLLNFLR; this is encoded by the coding sequence GTGATTTGGGCTCCGGTGCAAGTCAGCATTGCTGGAGAACTTTTTCAACCGGGACGGGTGTTAATTAATGAACCTAGTGATGTTCCCATGATCACTTCAATTTCGGGAGATAGTCGGCAGATAACAGGCAATTATCCCGTGAGACGGTATCTGACTGTTGCGATTCGGGCAGCCGGGGGAATTTTACCAACAGCGAATGTTACCCAAGTGAAATTGAGACGGGGGCATCAAGAGCAAACCATTGACCTTTCAGGAGTTTTTACCGGAACGCCAATTGAAGATATTCCCCTGATCGCAGGGGATCAAATTATTGTGCCCAGGAGCGATCGCTTTCAACCCGAACTCATGCGTCCTTCTCAAATTACACCTCCAGGGATTAAAGTTTTTGTTTCCAATCTCACCACGCCTGCGACTAGTAACGCCACCTCTGCCGTTGGCAACCAACAGGAGGGGATTACCTTTCCCTATGGGGCTCGCTTTAGCCAAGCGGTGATTTCTGCCAACTGTGCCGGAGGAATTTCCACTACAAACGCCGATCGAAAAGCCATTTTAGTCCGTGTTGATGCGTTGACGGGTAAAACGACCGTTGTCGAACGAAAGGTGGAAGAATTATTACGCAACTCTTATAGTAATGAAGATAACCCGCCACTTCTACCGAGAGATGGAGTTGCTTGCTATGATTCAAATATCACTAATACTCGGGATATTTTTCGCTCAATTTCAGACCTGCTAAATCCTCTAAATCCCCTGCTTTTATTACTCAATTTCTTACGTTGA
- a CDS encoding glycosyltransferase family 4 protein encodes MKSKVWHIIGDKRAGGSNHFVKQLVVSRLRDRFAFLVLRLEEARALLKTEKPDLIVFHYPCAWKYLWDLVYFKTKSPLFICEHHYCQGFEADQVHSRMRFRWLLRIAYGIANGVVSVSQAQCQWMLAAHLVNPRKVRVITPASRVENLLTLPAKFPSSPLILGAYGRFARQKGFDRLLKVMAQLPSEKFQLLLGGYGPDEAILQQLAENLPQVQMVGTIGDVAQFLSRCHGVVIPSRWEPWGLVCLEAKAAGKAVLVAAVDGLPEQVQGCGEVIPLNDLDAWKDAIAALAEQDLITWGKNGRASVVNAWENCLDHWEAFLGDVTM; translated from the coding sequence ATGAAGTCGAAAGTTTGGCATATCATTGGGGATAAGCGGGCAGGTGGCTCCAATCACTTTGTGAAGCAATTGGTGGTGTCTCGATTGCGCGATCGCTTTGCTTTTTTAGTACTCCGCCTGGAAGAAGCCAGGGCACTGTTGAAAACTGAAAAACCCGATCTGATTGTTTTCCACTATCCCTGTGCCTGGAAATATCTTTGGGATTTGGTGTATTTCAAGACGAAAAGTCCCTTATTCATTTGTGAACATCATTATTGTCAAGGGTTTGAAGCTGATCAAGTTCATTCAAGAATGCGGTTTCGTTGGCTCCTAAGAATTGCCTATGGAATTGCCAATGGGGTAGTGAGTGTTTCCCAGGCTCAATGTCAATGGATGCTGGCTGCCCATCTGGTCAATCCAAGGAAAGTCAGGGTGATTACCCCTGCATCCAGGGTGGAAAATTTGTTGACGCTGCCCGCTAAATTTCCCTCCAGCCCCCTAATTCTGGGAGCCTATGGACGATTTGCGCGCCAAAAAGGATTTGATCGATTACTCAAAGTGATGGCTCAACTGCCGTCGGAAAAATTTCAACTCCTCTTAGGGGGGTATGGGCCCGATGAAGCCATCCTTCAGCAGCTAGCTGAAAATCTACCCCAGGTTCAAATGGTTGGCACCATTGGCGATGTTGCACAATTTCTGTCTCGGTGTCATGGGGTGGTAATTCCGTCTCGTTGGGAACCCTGGGGCTTAGTCTGTTTGGAGGCAAAGGCAGCGGGGAAAGCCGTCTTGGTCGCAGCGGTTGATGGCTTACCTGAACAGGTTCAGGGATGCGGTGAGGTAATTCCCCTTAATGATCTGGATGCCTGGAAAGATGCGATCGCTGCATTAGCGGAGCAAGATTTGATCACGTGGGGCAAAAATGGCAGAGCCTCCGTAGTAAATGCTTGGGAAAATTGCTTAGATCATTGGGAAGCATTTCTAGGAGACGTGACAATGTGA
- a CDS encoding transporter substrate-binding domain-containing protein produces MLLLLVVAEPSPAQTANPTLRVGTRVISPFVIQEKGQLTGFSMELWQGIAKEMGVQSDLIVKPTVKDLLTDVKSGKVNVGIAAISITAEREKELDFSLPMFQSGLEILIRTNMSNGGGGFNLASIIFSAGFFTTGRNYGADDSGASSFDLVVRASSRR; encoded by the coding sequence ATGCTGCTGTTACTGGTCGTTGCTGAGCCTAGCCCAGCTCAGACTGCCAACCCGACCTTACGAGTAGGGACGCGCGTCATTTCACCCTTCGTGATCCAGGAGAAGGGTCAACTCACAGGCTTCAGCATGGAGCTTTGGCAAGGCATCGCCAAGGAAATGGGGGTGCAGTCAGACCTCATCGTTAAACCGACGGTGAAGGATCTCCTCACCGATGTGAAGTCTGGGAAGGTGAATGTGGGCATTGCCGCCATTTCCATCACGGCGGAACGAGAGAAGGAGTTGGATTTCTCGCTGCCCATGTTTCAATCGGGTTTGGAAATTCTGATTCGAACCAACATGTCCAACGGAGGCGGGGGGTTCAACCTGGCGTCGATTATCTTTTCTGCTGGGTTTTTTACAACTGGTAGGAATTACGGTGCTGATGATTCTGGTGCCAGCTCATTTGATCTGGTTGTTCGAGCGTCATCGAGAAGATAG
- a CDS encoding lipopolysaccharide biosynthesis protein: MKQWLTAKLQQLDSPFVRNVGWLGGSGALIRVSRLLATIILARFLTQHDYGSAALVLTSNEFVRVFTRNGVVVRLIQTEAENLSHLSQSAYWLNWAMFIGLFFIQCVVSFPIAWFYRDTQIILPICVMGLNLLMIPQGLVQAALLQREGRFKVIALTEMTQISTDNILSAILAIAGLGMWAIVLPKILVAPIWVYIITKNHPWRPQGKFTTEHWGDLVGFGQSVLGVELLNTLRANLDYLIIGRFLSLDALGIYYFAFNAGLGISLGIITSVKSALLPHLCDVRDNLQQFKSRYLQSLKTIGLIIIPLVLLQASLAPFYVPIVFGHKWIAATPILILICLSAIPRPFADSASQLLLAISQPKLDLIWNLIFTVIFAIALLIGVHWQGVGVATAVFLTHLICLPFFTVWASRYVFKDA; encoded by the coding sequence GTGAAACAATGGCTAACTGCTAAGTTGCAACAACTAGATAGTCCGTTTGTCCGTAATGTGGGGTGGCTAGGCGGATCGGGGGCGCTGATTCGGGTTTCTCGGTTGTTAGCAACCATTATTTTGGCGCGTTTTCTGACTCAACATGACTATGGTTCAGCGGCGTTGGTGTTAACTAGCAATGAGTTTGTCCGCGTCTTTACTCGCAATGGGGTCGTCGTCCGCTTAATTCAAACTGAGGCAGAAAATTTATCCCATCTTTCCCAGTCGGCCTACTGGCTGAACTGGGCTATGTTTATCGGGCTATTTTTTATTCAATGCGTAGTTTCATTTCCCATTGCTTGGTTTTATCGGGATACTCAAATTATTTTGCCGATCTGTGTCATGGGTTTGAATTTGTTAATGATTCCCCAAGGACTGGTGCAGGCGGCACTGTTGCAACGGGAAGGGCGTTTTAAGGTGATTGCCCTGACGGAAATGACACAAATTTCCACCGATAATATTCTTTCAGCTATTTTGGCGATCGCTGGATTGGGAATGTGGGCGATCGTGTTACCAAAAATTCTGGTCGCACCCATTTGGGTTTATATCATTACCAAAAATCATCCCTGGCGACCCCAGGGGAAATTTACGACGGAGCATTGGGGAGACTTAGTGGGTTTCGGACAGAGTGTCTTGGGTGTGGAATTACTGAATACCCTCCGAGCCAATTTAGACTATTTGATTATCGGACGATTTTTAAGTCTAGATGCGCTGGGCATTTATTATTTTGCCTTTAATGCAGGATTAGGTATCAGCTTGGGAATTATTACCTCAGTGAAGTCGGCCTTATTGCCCCATTTATGTGATGTGCGCGATAATTTACAACAATTTAAATCTCGATATCTACAAAGTCTCAAAACCATTGGCCTGATTATTATTCCCCTGGTTTTGCTCCAAGCATCGCTGGCACCTTTTTATGTGCCAATTGTCTTTGGACATAAATGGATTGCTGCGACACCAATTTTGATTTTAATTTGTCTATCAGCCATTCCCCGTCCCTTTGCGGATTCTGCTTCCCAGTTGCTGTTAGCCATCAGTCAGCCCAAACTGGACTTGATTTGGAATCTAATTTTTACTGTTATTTTTGCGATCGCCTTATTAATTGGTGTCCATTGGCAAGGCGTGGGAGTTGCCACGGCTGTATTTTTAACACATCTGATTTGTCTGCCTTTCTTTACCGTCTGGGCTTCTCGATATGTCTTTAAAGATGCCTGA
- a CDS encoding polysaccharide biosynthesis/export family protein: protein MSLKMPEWAILATVSGLLSGLLVLPATALPLSPGDRIEVSIPNETYFARVYEVNQDGNLEVPYLGLVSVLGLEPQAVQKKLI, encoded by the coding sequence ATGTCTTTAAAGATGCCTGAATGGGCAATACTGGCGACGGTCAGTGGCCTACTTTCTGGTCTGCTTGTTCTTCCCGCTACAGCCTTACCCCTCTCACCGGGGGATCGCATCGAAGTCTCCATTCCCAATGAAACCTATTTTGCACGGGTCTATGAGGTTAACCAGGATGGCAATTTAGAAGTTCCTTATTTGGGGTTAGTTTCTGTTTTAGGACTAGAGCCACAAGCAGTTCAGAAAAAACTTATCTGA
- a CDS encoding transporter substrate-binding domain-containing protein — MWFFIAYFTATVTTSLTVQQLQGSIRGPDDLPGKRVATTTGSSSATYLQQRKIQFAEYPQIEKAYQALLDNKVDAVVFDAPVLLYYASNQGKGKVEVVGNIFRREDYGIALAKNSPYRKRINEALLVLKENGTYQELYKKWFASE; from the coding sequence GTGTGGTTTTTTATTGCTTACTTTACAGCGACCGTGACCACGTCCCTGACGGTACAGCAACTTCAAGGCAGTATTCGAGGACCAGACGATTTACCAGGGAAACGGGTTGCCACCACCACAGGCAGCAGTTCAGCAACGTACTTGCAACAACGCAAAATTCAATTCGCAGAATATCCCCAGATTGAGAAAGCCTATCAAGCGCTGCTCGATAACAAAGTTGATGCGGTGGTATTTGATGCGCCGGTGTTGCTCTACTATGCCTCGAATCAGGGCAAGGGGAAGGTGGAGGTCGTCGGGAATATTTTCCGTCGTGAGGACTATGGCATTGCCCTAGCAAAAAATAGCCCCTATCGCAAACGCATTAATGAGGCACTCCTGGTGTTAAAGGAGAATGGCACTTACCAGGAGCTTTATAAAAAATGGTTTGCCAGCGAGTAA